The following coding sequences are from one Treponema parvum window:
- a CDS encoding alpha-amylase family glycosyl hydrolase, giving the protein MKKDLPVSYNEFHVSKTVRDMCGFADSLFSSSGNVVFRNIRAVRLFAQKLNALFDMQKTPELKISAGNLNAMGLIDEIFHIVSMIYRRDKYKAAFFGALEALDKKFGKEKVDGMLLCFVENFPPTEVYAQKITARDFLNQKAFDKGVRAERENRESVLEELVLLYLANENPAFKPFKILFDDSPLKELSIYKDAWTEIKTFFKTKPVFGPFSHDLITMLREPVIFSPNDLRGQLEYIRKHWVPFFPELAKIILLLLSSLDLLSEEAKAAWRAPNAGGALPDMSAYSYENLMNEYERFSPDREWMPKVVLMAKSVLVWLDQLGKKYNRSITRLDQIPDEEINILADEGFTGLWLIGLWERSSASRRIKQLCGNPEAAASAYSLYDYDIAANIGGWDAVNDLRFRLWKRGIRLASDMVPNHTGMDSRWISEKPDLFIQRKDNPFPQYTFNGEDLSHDPRIGIYLEDHYYNRSDCAVVFKRVDKATGDVRYIYHGNDGTGMPWNDTAQIDFLNPAAREEIIQKILHVARNFPIIRFDAAMVLAKKHIRRLWYPEPGRGGDIATRSETQLSTKQFEDAIPQEFWREVVDRVAKEVPDTLLLAEAFWMMEGYFVRTLGMHRVYNSAFMNMLKKEENQKYRDTVKNTLSFDPQVLKRFVNFMNNPDEETAVAQFGKGDKYFGVCTLMVTMPGLPLFGHGQIEGFEEKYGMEYTKAYKHEVPDEGLIERHRKVIFPLMKKRYLFAQIDDFLFFDVWNGSFVNENIFAYSNRCGDEKAVVFYNNKYDRAFGTIKQSVPYAVNTGGEGEVQMRSRSIGEGLGLSSEQGRYCIFRDLSSGLWYVRESSDICENGLFVSLNGFETQVLLDIREVSDAADGKWGILCRSLAGKGVPDLEIAWQELAYRELYEAMGAFMSAEFIRSVNGILYPPNIPAKSGGRAKSDKGLKDAGDTYTAEGNASAYADTAENGSTTRATIDSRTDSARPASVSLNSILGKIKPHALAFYSAAAEFYAKEASPGNKSLKSATTEKSKGAVKSADTAKTVVAVKSASFTPEKEFRMFSKKIGILVKNARDLRSSKKDMFSKFAAKNPLPLNALFCVAAAGSFAKTSSALKWALPRKFCAFFADAGIAAPDLYRDLETMFILGGFVPFKKQRLNDGASKSGIKKDAYPVAKLMMKSDFSAALCGVNEFGGVLWFNKEASERSLNLFAALNMFELEASARGDSLAEKQATVLKMHKMLSDAQKKSEYKAERFLKEFEPEGKHSKVGKEKSAKAVKNFRQ; this is encoded by the coding sequence ATGAAAAAAGACTTACCCGTATCGTATAACGAATTTCATGTAAGTAAAACTGTAAGAGATATGTGCGGCTTCGCCGATTCCCTTTTTTCTTCTTCCGGCAACGTCGTTTTTAGGAATATTCGCGCCGTCCGCCTTTTTGCACAAAAACTGAATGCGCTTTTTGACATGCAAAAAACTCCGGAGCTGAAAATTTCCGCAGGAAATTTAAACGCCATGGGTCTTATTGACGAAATTTTTCATATCGTAAGCATGATTTACCGGCGGGACAAATACAAAGCCGCTTTTTTTGGAGCCTTGGAAGCGCTTGATAAAAAATTCGGAAAAGAAAAAGTCGACGGCATGCTGCTTTGCTTTGTAGAAAATTTTCCGCCTACGGAAGTGTATGCGCAAAAGATTACCGCCCGTGATTTTTTAAATCAAAAAGCGTTCGACAAAGGCGTCCGAGCGGAAAGGGAAAACCGAGAAAGCGTTTTGGAAGAGCTCGTTCTGCTTTATCTTGCAAACGAAAATCCGGCTTTCAAACCTTTTAAAATTTTGTTTGACGATTCGCCTCTTAAAGAGCTTTCAATATACAAGGATGCATGGACGGAGATAAAAACGTTTTTTAAAACAAAACCCGTGTTCGGACCGTTCAGTCACGATCTTATCACCATGCTGAGGGAACCTGTAATTTTCAGCCCTAACGACTTACGCGGCCAGCTGGAATACATAAGAAAACATTGGGTTCCGTTTTTCCCCGAGCTTGCAAAAATAATTTTGCTTCTCCTGTCTTCGCTTGACCTTCTTTCCGAAGAAGCTAAAGCCGCTTGGAGGGCGCCGAATGCGGGCGGAGCTCTTCCCGACATGTCGGCGTACAGTTATGAAAATTTAATGAACGAGTACGAAAGGTTTAGTCCCGACCGGGAATGGATGCCGAAAGTGGTTCTTATGGCAAAATCCGTCCTAGTTTGGCTTGATCAACTCGGCAAAAAATATAACAGAAGCATAACGCGTTTGGATCAAATTCCCGACGAAGAGATAAATATTCTTGCCGACGAAGGTTTTACGGGGCTTTGGCTCATAGGTTTGTGGGAACGCAGCTCTGCAAGCCGCCGCATAAAACAGCTGTGCGGAAACCCCGAGGCGGCCGCGAGCGCTTACAGCCTTTACGATTACGATATCGCAGCGAATATCGGCGGCTGGGACGCGGTAAACGACCTTAGGTTCCGTCTCTGGAAGCGCGGAATAAGGCTTGCATCCGACATGGTTCCGAATCATACGGGAATGGATTCCCGCTGGATTTCCGAAAAACCGGATCTGTTTATCCAGCGCAAAGACAATCCTTTCCCCCAATACACTTTTAACGGGGAAGATCTTTCTCACGACCCGCGCATAGGCATATACCTTGAAGACCACTATTACAACAGATCGGACTGCGCCGTCGTTTTTAAGCGGGTGGATAAGGCTACGGGCGACGTTCGCTATATTTATCACGGTAACGACGGAACGGGCATGCCGTGGAACGATACGGCTCAAATCGATTTTTTAAATCCTGCCGCCCGTGAAGAAATAATCCAAAAAATTTTGCATGTCGCAAGAAATTTTCCCATAATCAGGTTCGACGCGGCCATGGTTTTGGCAAAAAAACACATACGGCGCCTTTGGTATCCCGAGCCGGGAAGGGGCGGTGACATAGCTACAAGAAGCGAAACACAGCTGTCTACGAAACAGTTTGAAGACGCTATTCCTCAGGAATTTTGGCGTGAAGTTGTCGACAGGGTTGCAAAAGAAGTTCCCGACACGCTGCTTTTGGCCGAAGCGTTTTGGATGATGGAAGGATATTTTGTGCGCACCCTTGGAATGCACCGCGTGTACAACAGCGCGTTTATGAATATGCTTAAAAAAGAGGAAAATCAAAAATATCGGGACACCGTAAAGAACACGCTCTCCTTTGATCCGCAGGTTTTAAAACGCTTCGTCAATTTTATGAATAACCCTGATGAAGAAACCGCCGTTGCCCAGTTCGGCAAGGGCGACAAGTATTTCGGCGTATGCACCCTTATGGTAACGATGCCGGGTCTTCCCCTGTTCGGCCACGGACAGATCGAAGGCTTTGAAGAAAAATACGGCATGGAATATACGAAGGCTTACAAACACGAAGTTCCCGACGAAGGTCTTATAGAGCGTCATCGCAAAGTGATCTTTCCTCTCATGAAAAAGCGTTACCTCTTTGCCCAGATTGACGATTTTTTGTTCTTCGACGTATGGAACGGTTCTTTTGTAAATGAGAATATCTTTGCGTATTCAAACCGATGCGGCGACGAAAAGGCCGTAGTTTTTTATAACAATAAATACGATAGGGCTTTCGGCACGATAAAGCAGTCGGTTCCCTATGCGGTAAATACGGGAGGCGAAGGCGAAGTTCAAATGCGCTCCAGAAGCATAGGAGAAGGGTTGGGGCTTTCTTCGGAGCAAGGAAGATATTGTATATTCCGCGATCTATCGAGCGGCCTTTGGTATGTGCGCGAAAGCTCCGACATATGCGAAAACGGCCTGTTCGTAAGCTTGAACGGGTTTGAAACCCAGGTTCTGCTTGACATACGCGAAGTTTCAGACGCGGCGGACGGCAAATGGGGAATTTTGTGCAGAAGTTTGGCGGGTAAGGGCGTTCCAGATCTGGAAATTGCATGGCAGGAACTTGCATACAGGGAACTATACGAAGCGATGGGCGCCTTTATGTCGGCCGAATTTATAAGATCCGTAAACGGAATTTTATATCCTCCGAATATTCCGGCAAAAAGCGGTGGCAGGGCAAAGTCCGACAAGGGATTAAAAGACGCTGGCGACACGTATACTGCCGAAGGCAACGCTTCCGCCTATGCGGACACTGCAGAAAACGGCTCGACGACCCGCGCGACCATCGACAGCCGCACAGATTCTGCTCGCCCGGCTTCCGTATCGCTAAATTCGATCCTCGGCAAGATAAAACCGCATGCGCTCGCCTTTTATTCCGCGGCCGCAGAGTTTTACGCAAAAGAAGCCTCGCCGGGCAATAAAAGCTTAAAGTCGGCGACTACTGAAAAGTCCAAGGGCGCTGTAAAGTCTGCGGATACTGCAAAGACGGTGGTCGCCGTAAAATCGGCCTCTTTTACGCCTGAAAAAGAATTCCGCATGTTTTCAAAAAAAATCGGAATTCTCGTCAAAAACGCCCGAGATCTTAGGTCGTCAAAAAAAGATATGTTTTCAAAATTTGCGGCAAAAAATCCTCTGCCGCTAAACGCCTTATTCTGCGTGGCGGCGGCAGGCAGTTTTGCAAAAACTTCGTCCGCACTGAAATGGGCCTTACCCAGAAAATTTTGCGCCTTCTTCGCCGATGCGGGAATAGCCGCTCCCGACTTGTATAGAGATCTTGAAACGATGTTCATCCTTGGCGGATTTGTTCCTTTTAAAAAGCAAAGACTTAACGACGGGGCTTCAAAGAGCGGAATAAAGAAGGACGCGTATCCGGTTGCAAAGCTCATGATGAAAAGCGACTTTTCTGCCGCCTTGTGCGGTGTGAATGAGTTCGGCGGAGTGCTGTGGTTTAATAAAGAAGCTTCGGAGAGATCTTTAAACCTTTTTGCCGCCCTTAACATGTTTGAACTTGAAGCCTCCGCGCGCGGAGACTCTCTTGCCGAAAAGCAAGCGACCGTTTTGAAAATGCATAAAATGCTTTCCGACGCTCAAAAAAAATCCGAATATAAGGCGGAAAGGTTCTTAAAGGAATTTGAACCTGAAGGGAAGCATTCGAAAGTCGGCAAAGAAAAAAGCGCAAAGGCTGTTAAAAACTTTCGGCAGTAA